Part of the Kitasatospora sp. NBC_00374 genome is shown below.
TCAGGCCGCGAAGCCGCCGTCCACTGCGATCGCGGCACCGGTGATGTACCGGCCCTCCGGGCCCACCAGGTGGGCGATGGTGCCGGCCACGTCCGCGGGGGTGCCGAACGAGCCCAGCGCGGTGAAGCTGGCCTGGAAGTCGGCGCCCGGCCCGTCGGCCGGGTTCATGTCGGTGTCGGTCGGACCGGGGTGCACCAGGTTGGCGGTGATGCCGCGCGGCCCGAGCTCCCGTGCCAGCGCCTTGGTCAGCCCGGACAGTGCCGCCTTGCTGGTCGCGTACACCGAGCCACCGGGGAAGGCGACCCGCTCGGCCATGCAGCTGCCGATGGTGACGATCCGTCCGCCCTCGCCCAGGTGGGCGATGGCCGCCTTGGAGGCCAGCAGCGACCCCCGGACGTTGACGTCCAGCACCCGGTCGATGTCGGCCTCGTCGATCTCCTCGATCGGGCCGACCACGCCGACGCCCGCGTTGTTCACCAGGATGTCGAGTCGGCCGAACCGCGTCGCCACCGCGTCCACGGCCTCCCGGATCGCCCGGGGGTCGGCGCTGTCCGCCCGTACGGCCCAGGCGCGGCGGCCCATTCCCTCGATCTTGGCCGTGACCGCCTCGGCGCGCTCGGCACCTTCCCGGTAGGTGAGCGCCACGTCGGCGCCTTCCTCGGCCAGCCGCAGCGCGACCGCCTCGCCGATTCCCCGGCTGCCGCCGGTCACCAGCGCCACCTTGCCCGCCAGCCGTGCGGCCACCATGGTCGTGCTCATCGTCATCTTCCCCGAACTCGCTGTCGTGTTCTCGGACATGACTCGATGATCGGACGCCGGCGATCACGAGTCCGGCGGTATTCGGACATCGCGTTCAACGTTCAACAATCGATCGGACGCCAGTCCTTCACGGCGATTCCCGCGAGCGCCGCGGTCGCCAGGCGCAGCGCAGGCAGCGCGGCCAGGTCGGGCGGGGTGGCGAGCGGGCCGACCAGGTCGACGCCGGTGAACTCGGCCGCTCCGGGCAGCGCCCGCGCGGCCTCCACCTGTGCCCGGCCCGCGCCGCTGCACAGGTCGAGCCAGGCGGCGTCCGCGCCGGCCGGACCGCCGGGTCGAAGCCCAGTTCGCGGGCGTAGCTGTTGACGCCGCTCAGCCCGCGCTCGCGGTTCATGGTGTTGTGTCGACGACGGGGGAGCCGGTCAACTC
Proteins encoded:
- a CDS encoding SDR family NAD(P)-dependent oxidoreductase, which encodes MTMSTTMVAARLAGKVALVTGGSRGIGEAVALRLAEEGADVALTYREGAERAEAVTAKIEGMGRRAWAVRADSADPRAIREAVDAVATRFGRLDILVNNAGVGVVGPIEEIDEADIDRVLDVNVRGSLLASKAAIAHLGEGGRIVTIGSCMAERVAFPGGSVYATSKAALSGLTKALARELGPRGITANLVHPGPTDTDMNPADGPGADFQASFTALGSFGTPADVAGTIAHLVGPEGRYITGAAIAVDGGFAA